From the genome of Methanocalculus alkaliphilus:
GCGGTTCTGCCTCGACACAGGTGAGTGCAGCCTTTCCGTCGATGGCAGTTGTGACACGGTACCCAGCCCGGAGAAGGATCTGCCGGATATATTCTGCCTGTGTCGGGCTGTCCTCGACGACGAGGAGCCGTGTATCTCCCGGATTATGCCTCATGCCTGCTCACGTCCCTGACCACCCTGAGAAATGCATCCTTTTCAAACATACTCTTGATAATGTAGGCATCTGCACCGAGATGTATCCCATATTCCTGATCACCTGGCGAGTCGAGTGATGTCACAAGAACCACGGGCAGGGAGGACAGGTGTGAGCTGCTCCGGATCGCCTCGGTGAGAGCGAATCCATTGACCCGTGGCATATCAACATCGGATATCACAATATCGAACTCCTCCTGTTTAAGTCTTTGGAGTGCGTCTGCACCATCGTATGCGCACTCGACGAAATACCCGGCATCTTCAAGGATTGCCCGGAGAAACTCCCGTGAGGTGACGGAGTCCTCGACGACGAGAACCCGGCCGGTTGCAGGCTCCAGTCTCCCTCCCCGCCCCTCTCCACGCGGGAGTGTCGAGATGATCAGATCGAGCGGGTCGATGACGAGTGCCACACTTCCGTCATCGAGGATCCCGGCACCGGCGATCCTCCGGACATGGCGGAGCTGGCTTCCCAGCGACCTGACGACGATCTCCTGGACCCTGATCACTTCATCGACATAGATACCAAGTTTTCCCGCTCCGGATGCAAGAAGGACGACCGGAACCGGGTGGTTTGGATCGATCTTCATGGGGGGGAGCTTCACGCCGAGGCCCCGTTCAAGGGCGATGAGCCTGATGAGATCATCACCGATCCGGACCTCCTCTGCTCCCGGTTTCATCCTGATGACCTGGCGGACCTGCTGCATCGGGATGACGTACTTCCTCCTCCCGGCAGAGACGACGACACCCCGGAAGTTTGAGAGCCGGACCGGGAGATACATCCGGACACAGGTGTTCTGCCCGGATATTGAGGTGATGGTGACATCTCCTCCAAGACGGGTTGCCGCATCCTCGACGATCGCAAGGCCAAGCCCCCGTCCCGAGAGCTCGGTCACATCGTGTGAGGTCGAGAGGCCTGAGCGGAAGACGAGGCGTATGCTCTCATCGTCAGAAAGATTGTGCGCCTCTTCTTCCGTCAGCAATCCCTTCTCTATTGCGGATCTCCTGATTGCACCGGGATCGATCCCCTTCCCGTCATCGGAGATGTCGATGCCGACCCTGCTGCCTGCAAGCGGGACGACCCGGATATGAATCCTTCCTTTCGGGCTTTTTCCTTTGGAAACCCTGGTTCCCGGATGCTCGATCCCGTGATCGATGGCGTTCCTGATGAGATGCGTCAGAGGATCCTTCAGCGCCTCAAGGAGACGGCGGTCGATCTCGATCTCCCCCCCGTCGACGGCAAAATCGACCTGTTTCCCCGAGGATCCGGCAACCTCCCTGATGAAGCCGGGGAAGGTGGCAAGGATGTGGGAGACCGGAAGGAGGACGGCATCATGAATGGTATCTGCTATCACCTGGGTGCTTGATTCAAGGATATGGAGATTACGGGCATTCTCCTGGATATGCGTGGTGAGATCATGCCTGAGCGAATCGATGAATTCCCGGTTCTTCTTCTGGAACTTCAGGATACGGTCAAGGGCGACCCAGTCCTCGTATATCATGTCCCTGTCGCTTCTGAGGAGCTCCTCGATCCTGCGGAGATCGGTGGCGACCTGGACATGGGTCCATTGCCAGAGCGAGAACCGGATCATCATCGCATCCAGCTCCCGCATCCTGTGGCCCATTGAGAGGCGGGTGGTGAGGAGTTCATCCGATCCGGTGATGAGCCGGTCAAGGGTCTCGTTTGCGATCCGGACGGTTCCGGTCTCCCGCAGCCGTGGCGGCTCACTCCGGTTCGGAGTGGCAGCCTGTCTCTTCTCCGGAATGACTGGTTTCTCCCCTTTTATTGCCCGGAGTTCCCTGATGATGGCAACCGGCGACTCCTTCTCGCCGGCGAGGATCGATCGGATCAGGTGAACTGCACGGTGGAAGAGGTCATATCCCGCGGCATCAGGGGTGAAACTCCCGTTCCGGACTGCCGAGAGTGCCGTCTCAAGATGCTGGCAGACTGACTCGATCTCCCGAAGCGATATGGCACGTGCGGCCCCCTTCAGGCTGTGTGTCCTCCGGTAGACCGACTCGGCGAGATCGGGGTCGATCCCCTCCCCCCTCTCAAGTGCGATCAGCTCCTCGGTGATGGCGGAGAGATGCTCGTCAGCCTCGTCCCTGAAGGTGACAAGGAGCATCTCCCTGAGGTCATCGTCGGTTCCCGGCATATCAGACGTGGTACTGTTCGGTGATCTTCTTCAGCCGGATACCGAGTTCATGGAGATCTTCTGCGGTCTTCTCGGCTTTCTGGGTGTTCTCAAGGTTCTTCCGTGCAGCCTCCTGGATCTTCTCCATCGCATGGGAGATACGGTCCATACCGGTTGCCTGCTCGGAGATGGAGTCTGCAATCTCATATGCCTCGTTGGACGAGTCGGCGATGGCAGTTGCGAGAACCTCGATCGCCTGCCGTGCCTCTGCGGTGAGCCGGACGGTATCCTCAACCGAGGAGGATCCCCGGTCCACCGATACGACGGTGCCGGAGACGCCCCGCTGGATATCTGTCAGGATCGTCCTGATATGTGCGGTCGCCTGCTTTGACTGTTCAGCCAGATTATGGATCTCATGTGCGACGACGGCAAAACCCTTCCCGAAATCTCCTGCCTTCGCCGCCTCGATGGAGGCATTGACGGCGAGGAGGTTCGACTGTTCGGAGATGTCGGTGACGGTTGCGATGATCTCCCCGATGGCGGTACTCTGTTCGGAGAGCTTGATGACGTTTGTCCCAACGACATCCATCTGTCGCCGGATCTGGTTCATGCCATCGAGGATCTCCTGGACCGACCGCTGTCCGTCCTTGCTCACAAAGCTCGCCTTCATCGCCTTTTCGGTGACAGCCCTCGTCTTCTGGTTGGCACGCTCGGTCTGGATACGCACCCCTTCGACCGAGTTTGAGGTCTCATCGACGATCCGGACGGTCTGTGAACTCTCCTGGGAGAGGTGGGAGGTGACGGCGGAGATCTCGCTTGATGCCGACGAGAGGACGGAGATTCCTTCGTATAGCTCCTCGGTGATCAGCTTCATCAGCCGGGAGAGCTCGATGCCGATGGTGTTGAGTGCATCCCGATATGCCACGAATTCGCCTGCGACCGGGATATCCGGGTTGAATCTGGCGGTGAAATCTCCTGCGGCATAGTATCCGGCAAGCCGCATCGCCTCGTTCACCGGCTCGGTGATCCGCTCAAGGGTCTTGTTGAACCCGACGATGATCCTCCGGTAGCTCCCCCGGAAGGCCCTCTCATCGCCACGGACCTTGAGATCGCCGGCCCAGGCGGCATCGGTCATCTTCAGGGTCTCTTTATGGAGGTGGTCAAGGGAGTCCATCATCATCTTAATGGCAGGCCTGATCTCGTCGCGTTCATCCTGGATGGCGAACTCCTCGACATACTCCCCGTTTGCGATCCGCTTGATATTGCCGACGATATTTGTCTGAAGGTCTTCTGCAAACTCATCCATCGTCTGTGCCATTATCCCGATCTCATCCCGCCTGCTGATACCAAGACGGACCGAGAGGTGTCCGTTTCTCAGTTCTTTGATCATCAGGACGACCTGCTGGAGGGGATCAGAGATCGATCGTCCAAAGAGGATCGCAACGACGGCACCGACGATGATCGAGGCGAGGATGACGGCGACGAGGGTATCCCTGATGGTATTGATCGGCCCGGTGAAGTCGGCGAGATATGCCCTTGAGATGATATGCCAGTCGAGCGGTTCAAAGTAGGTATAGACATCGATGATCTCGTTTCCGTCGACGGTATGGTAGAGGATCCCCTCCTTCTGGGTGAGGATCGTCTGGACTATCGGCCGGTCGATCCAGTTCTCGCCTTCATAGGCCGGGTGGACGATGACATTTCCTGCCCCGTCGATGACCTTCATGTACCCGTTCTCGCCGATGACGGTCTGCCTGATACTCTTCCTGACGACATCGAGGGTCTCCTCCTCTTTTGTCCCGACGAAGAGGATCCCGATCACCTCGCCACGGCTGTTTTTGATCGGCTCATATGCGGTCACATACTGGATCCCGAAGAGATCACGGGAACCATAGAATGTCTCCCCCCCGATGACCGAATAATCGAAGACATCCTGGGTGAGGCGGGTCCCGACGGCACGCTGACCATCTTCGCCGATGACGTTTGTTGCAATCCTGATGGCGTGATCATCATAGACCTGGAAGACCGTCGCTGCTCCACCGACGAGCTCCTGGACCTGATCGACGATCTCGAAGTTCTCGTTGACGATGTACCGCTGGCCTCCGGGACCGACCAGTGTCAGCTTTCCATCGACGATCTCGGGGCTGCCGTGCTGGTAGAACTGCTGCCGCAGGACATTTAAGTCACTGTCAACCTTGTTTCGTGTGAGGGTGTAGACATCGTTCGTCCACCCTTTCATGTCATTGCCCTGCACCTGCAGCCGTGTCTCGATCTGCTGGGTGATGACGCCTGCCGAGCTTGTGTAGGAGACGACACCGACGAGCGAGGTCGGGATGATCGCAAGGAGGAGGCAGATGACGAGGATCTTTGTTCCAACCTTCATGTTTGAGAAGAACGTTACCATGATATACCTCTCGGCGGTTTATACTGTTTCTTAGATATCTCTTTCTGGATCACTGATTACCATCCCCGGATCGGTGAGAAGTGCCTTTCCATCGATGATCACCACATCCCCGGCTACTCCGATGAGATGCGTCCGCGGGATGGCGGTTCTCGTTGTCGCGTCCGGGAGGGGGCGTCTGAGCCGTGATGTCCCCCTGATCCGGTCAACGAGGAGGCCGAAGGTCATCTTCCCGTCCGAGAGGATGATGACCCTGTTAAAGTCCGTCAGCCCGTACTCGGGGACACCAAAGAACTTCCGGAGATCGATGAATGAGATGATCTCTCCCCGGACTGCGGAGATGCCGGTGATGAAGGCCGGTACACCGGGCACCGGGGTGATCTCACCGGTCAGGATCACCTCACGGACATACTGCATCCCGACGGCATACTCGACATACCCAAGCTGAAACCTCAGGATCTCAGGGTACGCGACGGCCTCATCCGTCACTTTCGTCTCTGCGAGACCCGGAGCCCTCCGCCTGAGGAGGGTTGCCGTCTCCTCATCATCCGGGGCCAGGGCTCCATATGCAAGCGGGATGAGGGAGAGATCATCGATGATGATGACACCATCCCCGGTGATCCGGGTTCCCGGAAGATTCCCCGGTGATGCCTCCTCCTCCGGCCGGATCCCCTCGATCCGGTCAGCGATGAGTGCTATCTCATCCTCCCTGAGGGTGGTGATGATAAGAGAATCGGTCGCCTTCACCTGCCGTGTCTCTTCGCCGATACCGGCGACCGGGATCTCCTCGCCATAGATGATGACGGTGTCGTTCTCCCGGACCGCAACCATCCGTGTGGTCGTCCGTACACGGCCAAGAGGGAGGGCATATCCTGTCGTGCCGACACAGAAGTGAAGATACTCTGTCATTGCAGATAGGAGAATATCGTAGACAGGATATGATAACTCTTGTGTATTTATATGCGGCAGGGGGATTCCCCGGTTTTTCCGGTCCGGATCTTTTCAGAGGGGAGTATGGCAATCGGCATCACGGTGACTGTCCGTAGAAGAGAAAAGTCAGAGGGATAGGTGCAGAAAAGCCGCTTCGGGTGGCGATGCATACCGGGGAGGAATCATCTAATAATCAGATATTCTGGCGGTGATCGATCTCAAATAAGCGGTACGGATGAATCACCAGGCAGATCGTCTATCGATGATATCTCTCTGAACCGTCCGGCAGCTATGTCATCTTCACTTTTCTGTATCTTCGCCATCGTTTCCGGGTTGCTCAGAATCTCAATCGTATCGAGAAGGATATCCAGGTCTTCCCGACGAACCATAGTATCCTGAATCTTCTTTATTTCAGAATATACTTCATCAATGGTGACGGAGGGGGTCATGAATAGTAATTATCGTCGCATATCATAATTATTGTTGAATGTGGACAAATTGTAAATACGAATTACAATTTGTCCAGCCAGTGGATGATCCCCTTGATCATACCGGATGTAGTGCACAAATCTAATAGGAATAACCGGGGATTCCAGGGTAATGAAACAACCTCTCTGACTCATCTCTGAAGATAATCTGTCGTTTATGGAGGGGGCATGGGACTTCGTGAAATGTCGAACCCTCTTTCGTTAGATATATGTAGAAAGGGTGCGAAGAGGTACAGGTGAAACCCGGACAGCGTCAGCAGCTTGCCGAAAAGATAGCAGGAGAGATTACCCTCTCTGATGTCCCCGGCAAAGCCCTGAAGAAGTGGCGGACGAGTTTTTCGATATCCCCTGGTGTTCTTGCCGATCATCTTGGGGTATCTCCGTCGGTTATCAGCGACTACGAGAGCGGGAGGCGGAAGAGTCCGGGGACGGCCGTCGTCGGAAAGATCATCGACAGCCTCTTTGCAATCGATGAGGAGAAGGGCGGGGTCTATGCGAAGAAGTACTCGACC
Proteins encoded in this window:
- a CDS encoding hybrid sensor histidine kinase/response regulator, coding for MPGTDDDLREMLLVTFRDEADEHLSAITEELIALERGEGIDPDLAESVYRRTHSLKGAARAISLREIESVCQHLETALSAVRNGSFTPDAAGYDLFHRAVHLIRSILAGEKESPVAIIRELRAIKGEKPVIPEKRQAATPNRSEPPRLRETGTVRIANETLDRLITGSDELLTTRLSMGHRMRELDAMMIRFSLWQWTHVQVATDLRRIEELLRSDRDMIYEDWVALDRILKFQKKNREFIDSLRHDLTTHIQENARNLHILESSTQVIADTIHDAVLLPVSHILATFPGFIREVAGSSGKQVDFAVDGGEIEIDRRLLEALKDPLTHLIRNAIDHGIEHPGTRVSKGKSPKGRIHIRVVPLAGSRVGIDISDDGKGIDPGAIRRSAIEKGLLTEEEAHNLSDDESIRLVFRSGLSTSHDVTELSGRGLGLAIVEDAATRLGGDVTITSISGQNTCVRMYLPVRLSNFRGVVVSAGRRKYVIPMQQVRQVIRMKPGAEEVRIGDDLIRLIALERGLGVKLPPMKIDPNHPVPVVLLASGAGKLGIYVDEVIRVQEIVVRSLGSQLRHVRRIAGAGILDDGSVALVIDPLDLIISTLPRGEGRGGRLEPATGRVLVVEDSVTSREFLRAILEDAGYFVECAYDGADALQRLKQEEFDIVISDVDMPRVNGFALTEAIRSSSHLSSLPVVLVTSLDSPGDQEYGIHLGADAYIIKSMFEKDAFLRVVRDVSRHEA
- a CDS encoding methyl-accepting chemotaxis protein; amino-acid sequence: MVTFFSNMKVGTKILVICLLLAIIPTSLVGVVSYTSSAGVITQQIETRLQVQGNDMKGWTNDVYTLTRNKVDSDLNVLRQQFYQHGSPEIVDGKLTLVGPGGQRYIVNENFEIVDQVQELVGGAATVFQVYDDHAIRIATNVIGEDGQRAVGTRLTQDVFDYSVIGGETFYGSRDLFGIQYVTAYEPIKNSRGEVIGILFVGTKEEETLDVVRKSIRQTVIGENGYMKVIDGAGNVIVHPAYEGENWIDRPIVQTILTQKEGILYHTVDGNEIIDVYTYFEPLDWHIISRAYLADFTGPINTIRDTLVAVILASIIVGAVVAILFGRSISDPLQQVVLMIKELRNGHLSVRLGISRRDEIGIMAQTMDEFAEDLQTNIVGNIKRIANGEYVEEFAIQDERDEIRPAIKMMMDSLDHLHKETLKMTDAAWAGDLKVRGDERAFRGSYRRIIVGFNKTLERITEPVNEAMRLAGYYAAGDFTARFNPDIPVAGEFVAYRDALNTIGIELSRLMKLITEELYEGISVLSSASSEISAVTSHLSQESSQTVRIVDETSNSVEGVRIQTERANQKTRAVTEKAMKASFVSKDGQRSVQEILDGMNQIRRQMDVVGTNVIKLSEQSTAIGEIIATVTDISEQSNLLAVNASIEAAKAGDFGKGFAVVAHEIHNLAEQSKQATAHIRTILTDIQRGVSGTVVSVDRGSSSVEDTVRLTAEARQAIEVLATAIADSSNEAYEIADSISEQATGMDRISHAMEKIQEAARKNLENTQKAEKTAEDLHELGIRLKKITEQYHV
- a CDS encoding chemotaxis protein CheW — encoded protein: MTEYLHFCVGTTGYALPLGRVRTTTRMVAVRENDTVIIYGEEIPVAGIGEETRQVKATDSLIITTLREDEIALIADRIEGIRPEEEASPGNLPGTRITGDGVIIIDDLSLIPLAYGALAPDDEETATLLRRRAPGLAETKVTDEAVAYPEILRFQLGYVEYAVGMQYVREVILTGEITPVPGVPAFITGISAVRGEIISFIDLRKFFGVPEYGLTDFNRVIILSDGKMTFGLLVDRIRGTSRLRRPLPDATTRTAIPRTHLIGVAGDVVIIDGKALLTDPGMVISDPERDI